In Gemmatimonadales bacterium, the genomic stretch TCTGAGGAACGTTTCATGAGCCGCAAGTTCACACTGCTCTGCGCCGCGGTCGCCCTCCTGGCGACGGTGCCGGCGCACGCCCAGGAGAAGGGACAGATTCAGTTCGGCATTGGCGCCGGTCTGCCCTTCTACGCCTCCGATCTCGGCCTGAACAACAACGTCGGCGTCGGTGCGCGGCTGGGCTACATGTTCACGAGCAAGATCGGTATCGAAGCGGATGCGTTTTACTACAACACCGAGCCCTCAAGCGCCCAGTACACCGGTGTGAATATCACCGAGGTCCCGATTCATGCGCGCCTGACCTACAGCGCGCCAATCGGCGCGGGGCTGGGGGCGGTGATCGGCCTTGGGTACGTGGACAATTCGTGGAGCGGGAGCGATACCGAGGGCTACTTCATGAACTCCCAGGCCAGCGACGGTGGCCCGAGCGGCCTCATCGGCCTTCGCTTCGGCACCGCCGGCAAGGTGTCGATGCGCGTCGACCTGACCGGGGACTACATCCTCAACCCGATCAATGACTCCACCAATGCGATCCTCGGCAGCCCGACCGCCCAGGACACTCGCTTCGACCTGGCCCTGAACGCCATGCTGAGCATCGCGTTCGGCGGCAAGCCGGGGACGCCGAAGGATTCGGACAAGGACGGGGTGCCGGACAAGACCGACCTCTGCCCGAACACGCCGCTGGGCACCGCGGTGGACGCCAACGGCTGCCCCTACGGCGACGCCGACAAGGATGGCGTGACCGACAACCTCGACAAGTGCCCGAACACCCCGCTGGGTGCGACGGTGGACGCGGCCGGCTGCCCGTCGGACAGCGACAAGGACGGCGTGTATAACGGGATCGATCAGTGCCCGAACACCCCGATGGGTGCAACGGTGGACGCCAAGGGCTGCCCGTCGGATCAGGACAGCGACGGCGTGTACAACGGGATCGACCAGTGCCCCGACACGCCTCCGGGCGTCAAGGTCAACGCCAAGGGCTGCCCGCTTGACTCGGACGGCGACGGCGTGCCGGACTACATGGACAAGTGCCCGAACACCCCGGCCGGCATGAAGGTCAACGAAGTGGGCTGCCCGCTGCTGTTCGAGCCGGGCAAGACGGCGGTGGTGCTGCAGGGCGTGAACTTCGCCAGCAACAGCGCAGTGCTCGATCCGTCCTCGACCGAGACGCTGGACAAGGTCGCGAACTTCGTGCAGTACAACCCGACCGGGTACCGCCTGGAAGTGGCCGGCTACACCAGCAGCACCGGCAGCCGGGCGCACAACATGACGCTCTCGCAGCAGCGGGCGGAGTCGGTTGTGAAGTACCTCGTCAGCAAGGGTGTCCCGGCCAGCATGCTCGTGGCCAAGGGCTACGGTCCGGACTTCCCGATCGACACCAACGCGACCGCGGCTGGTCGCGCGAACAACCGGCGGGTGGAGCTGAAGCAGATCAAGTAGCTCGCCGCCAAGTATGAAGGATATGCGCCGGGATCTCACGATTCCGGCGCATGTTCTTTCATATTCCCTGGATAGGTTACTTGCTGACCTCTCACCTTCAGGAGTAGGCCCTATGTTCGGTAAGCGTGCAGTTCTCGTTGTCTTGCTGGCCCTCGGAATCGCCGCCTCAGCGAACGCCCAGCAAAAGGGGCAGTTCCAGGTCGGCGTCGGCGCCGGCCTTCCGTTCTACGCCGACACCCTCAACCTGGATAACAGCATCGGGTTCGGTGGCCGGCTCGGCTATATGATCAGCGACAAGATCGGGATTGAGGGCGACATCTTCTACTACTCCACCAATCCCACTGGCAGCAGCATCGATGTCACCCAGATGCCGCTGAATGGCCGGCTGACCTATTACGCCAACATGAGCCGCAACTTCGGCTTCATCTTCGGCTTGGGCGCCGTGTACAACAGCTGGGGCGGCGACAGCCTTGAATCCTATTACGGCCCCTTCATTACCGATAACGATGCTGGCCCAAGCGGGCTCCTCGGGCTGCGATTCGGCGGCGGCAAGGTCGGGCTGCGGATCGATGGCACAGTCGACTACATCATCAATCCCTTCAATGAGACGGGCCCGGCCAACGACCACCGTTGGGACTTGGGCATGGACGCCATGCTGACCTTCGCGTTCGGCGGCAAGCCGGGGACGCCGAAGGATTCGGACAAGGACGGGGTGCCGGACAAGACGCCCGACCTCTGCCCGAACACGCCGCTCGGCACCGCGGTGGACGCCAACGGCTGCCCCTACGGCGACGCCGACAA encodes the following:
- a CDS encoding OmpA family protein encodes the protein MSRKFTLLCAAVALLATVPAHAQEKGQIQFGIGAGLPFYASDLGLNNNVGVGARLGYMFTSKIGIEADAFYYNTEPSSAQYTGVNITEVPIHARLTYSAPIGAGLGAVIGLGYVDNSWSGSDTEGYFMNSQASDGGPSGLIGLRFGTAGKVSMRVDLTGDYILNPINDSTNAILGSPTAQDTRFDLALNAMLSIAFGGKPGTPKDSDKDGVPDKTDLCPNTPLGTAVDANGCPYGDADKDGVTDNLDKCPNTPLGATVDAAGCPSDSDKDGVYNGIDQCPNTPMGATVDAKGCPSDQDSDGVYNGIDQCPDTPPGVKVNAKGCPLDSDGDGVPDYMDKCPNTPAGMKVNEVGCPLLFEPGKTAVVLQGVNFASNSAVLDPSSTETLDKVANFVQYNPTGYRLEVAGYTSSTGSRAHNMTLSQQRAESVVKYLVSKGVPASMLVAKGYGPDFPIDTNATAAGRANNRRVELKQIK